The following proteins come from a genomic window of Sphaerisporangium rubeum:
- a CDS encoding ABC transporter ATP-binding protein produces MTTTSRVPVTLVTRAAPGVEVRDLTVVYKTPLGELPALRGVSMIVEPGTITGIVGESGSGKSTLALSLLNAVQPPGRIAGGSVEIDGLGDVLTLGGEELRQARGRHLGYVFQAAQNSLNPLKTVGKQLLDLGRSHGVRDGRALVRDAMSLLERMGLDGARVLDSHQHQLSGGMRQRVGIMLALVLNAHLVILDEPTTALDMITQATILRIVREVHQERGLTTLMVTHDIGVAAEVTDRLAVMYGGRLVEHGPTREVLGAPRHPYTQGLIQAIPRLSGDITQARALPGRPPTLGTLPSAGCVFRERCPRRMDVCETDDPLAVAHGDRSVACHAVELPTPGVRVERATPAARVPSGAEEDHT; encoded by the coding sequence ATGACCACCACCAGCCGCGTCCCCGTCACCCTCGTGACCCGCGCCGCTCCCGGCGTCGAGGTACGCGACCTGACCGTCGTCTACAAGACGCCGCTCGGCGAGCTTCCCGCGCTGCGCGGCGTCAGCATGATCGTCGAACCCGGCACCATCACCGGCATCGTCGGCGAGTCCGGTTCCGGCAAGTCCACCCTGGCGTTGTCGCTGCTGAACGCCGTGCAGCCCCCCGGCAGGATCGCCGGCGGCAGCGTCGAGATCGACGGCCTCGGCGACGTGCTCACCCTCGGCGGCGAGGAACTGCGCCAGGCACGCGGCCGGCACCTCGGGTACGTCTTCCAGGCCGCGCAGAACTCCCTGAACCCGCTCAAGACGGTCGGCAAGCAGTTGCTCGACCTCGGCCGCTCGCACGGCGTGCGGGACGGCCGGGCCCTGGTGCGCGACGCCATGAGCCTGCTGGAACGCATGGGCCTCGACGGAGCGCGCGTCCTGGACTCCCACCAGCACCAGCTCTCCGGCGGCATGCGGCAGCGCGTCGGCATCATGCTGGCGCTGGTGCTCAACGCGCACCTGGTGATCCTCGACGAGCCGACCACCGCGCTCGACATGATCACGCAGGCGACGATCCTGCGCATCGTGCGCGAGGTGCACCAGGAGCGCGGCCTCACCACCTTGATGGTGACCCACGACATCGGTGTGGCCGCCGAGGTCACCGACCGCCTCGCCGTGATGTACGGCGGCCGGCTCGTCGAGCACGGCCCCACCCGCGAGGTGCTCGGCGCACCCCGCCACCCCTACACACAGGGCCTCATCCAGGCCATCCCGCGCCTGTCGGGGGACATCACGCAGGCCCGCGCGCTGCCGGGCCGGCCACCGACGCTCGGCACCCTGCCGTCCGCCGGCTGCGTGTTCCGCGAACGCTGTCCCCGGCGCATGGACGTCTGCGAGACCGACGACCCGCTCGCCGTGGCGCACGGCGACCGCAGCGTCGCCTGCCACGCCGTCGAACTCCCCACCCCCGGGGTCCGGGTGGAACGCGCCACCCCGGCCGCGCGGGTGCCGTCCGGAGCCGAGGAGGACCATACGTGA
- a CDS encoding ABC transporter permease subunit gives MTAILENTAPVRVSTRRDFWRGVRRVLRRKPSRIAGVVILALFALMAIFGPMVYPSPLPRDDDALYAAPSLAHPFGTDFEGTDVLALVVTGARYVILTGVATAVIAVALGTALGLVAGFHRGRWDSVLMRLTDLQLTIPGLPLLLVLTTIWKFDSPLEMGLVLGLLGWGGVARAVRSQTLSLRERGFIEAARGLGLSTRHIVIRELLPGMAPYIAMNVLIAVTGAIYAQVGLFFLGVLPFDSNNWGVMLNLAVFGGGALTSTAALPYLLAPLLAILLLTLGIVLIVDAMDEIFNPRLRED, from the coding sequence GTGACGGCGATCCTGGAGAACACCGCACCGGTGCGGGTGTCCACCCGGCGCGACTTCTGGCGCGGCGTGCGCCGCGTGCTGCGCCGCAAGCCGAGCCGCATCGCCGGCGTGGTGATCCTCGCGCTGTTCGCGCTCATGGCGATCTTCGGGCCGATGGTCTACCCGTCGCCGCTGCCGAGGGACGACGACGCGCTGTACGCCGCGCCGAGCCTCGCGCACCCCTTCGGCACCGACTTCGAAGGCACCGACGTGCTGGCCCTGGTCGTCACCGGCGCCAGGTACGTCATCCTGACCGGTGTCGCGACCGCGGTCATCGCCGTCGCGCTCGGCACCGCGCTCGGCCTGGTCGCCGGCTTCCACCGGGGCCGCTGGGACTCGGTGCTGATGCGCCTCACCGACCTGCAGCTCACCATCCCCGGGCTGCCGCTGCTGCTGGTGCTCACCACGATCTGGAAGTTCGACAGCCCCCTGGAGATGGGCCTCGTGCTCGGCCTGCTCGGCTGGGGAGGCGTGGCGCGCGCCGTGCGGTCCCAGACCCTGTCGCTGCGCGAACGCGGCTTCATCGAGGCCGCGCGGGGCCTCGGCCTGTCCACCCGGCACATCGTCATCCGCGAACTCCTGCCAGGCATGGCGCCGTACATCGCCATGAACGTGCTCATCGCGGTCACCGGCGCCATCTACGCACAGGTCGGACTGTTCTTCCTCGGTGTGCTGCCGTTCGACTCCAACAACTGGGGTGTGATGCTCAACCTCGCCGTGTTCGGCGGCGGCGCGCTCACCAGCACGGCCGCGCTGCCGTACCTGCTGGCCCCGCTGCTCGCCATCCTGCTGCTCACGCTCGGCATCGTGCTGATCGTGGACGCCATGGACGAGATCTTCAATCCCCGGCTACGTGAGGACTGA
- a CDS encoding ABC transporter permease, with product MKTPPPRGRLRANAVTRRVMGHLARALAMIWVVTTISFVIIRSIPGDPVRGQYEKLIERGMSPDAAERATAALYGFLPKGTLWEQYTQYLGALLRGDFGQSLSTPGTEVTTLIGAAAKWTILPVLGGTLLSFLLGVTFGVYAGIKRSGKLGDLLSISGSLLHGVPQYVIGLLMLAIFTTLWPILPAGGPVDVEFVPGFNGPYLASLVQHATLPVLTYALASYGGWVLAMKSSVATVLGDDFILAAELRGLSRGVLFRYVARNAILPLFTILALSLGMLFGGAIFIERIFNYPGLGLLLVNSIGARDYALMGGTFLITTVAIIVANIAADLLYAVIDPRVRTAA from the coding sequence ATGAAGACACCTCCGCCCCGGGGCCGGCTCCGGGCGAACGCCGTCACGCGACGCGTCATGGGCCACCTGGCCCGCGCGCTCGCCATGATCTGGGTCGTCACCACGATCAGCTTCGTGATCATCCGCAGCATCCCCGGCGACCCCGTGCGCGGCCAGTACGAGAAACTGATCGAGCGCGGCATGTCACCGGACGCGGCCGAGCGGGCCACCGCCGCGTTGTACGGCTTCCTGCCGAAAGGCACGTTGTGGGAGCAGTACACGCAGTACCTCGGCGCGCTGCTGCGCGGCGACTTCGGCCAGTCGCTCAGCACACCGGGTACCGAGGTCACCACGCTCATCGGGGCCGCCGCCAAGTGGACGATCCTGCCGGTGCTCGGCGGCACGCTGCTCAGCTTCCTGCTCGGCGTGACGTTCGGCGTCTACGCCGGCATCAAGCGGTCCGGCAAGCTCGGCGACCTGCTGTCCATCTCGGGTTCCCTGCTGCACGGCGTGCCGCAGTACGTCATCGGCCTGCTCATGCTGGCGATCTTCACCACGTTGTGGCCGATCCTGCCGGCCGGCGGGCCGGTGGACGTCGAGTTCGTCCCCGGGTTCAACGGGCCGTACCTGGCCTCGCTGGTGCAGCACGCCACGCTGCCGGTGCTGACGTACGCGCTCGCCAGCTACGGCGGCTGGGTCCTCGCCATGAAGTCCAGCGTGGCGACCGTGCTCGGCGACGACTTCATCCTCGCGGCGGAGCTGCGCGGCCTGTCGCGCGGCGTGCTGTTCCGGTACGTGGCGCGCAACGCGATCCTGCCGCTGTTCACCATCCTCGCGTTGTCGCTCGGCATGCTGTTCGGCGGCGCGATCTTCATCGAGCGCATCTTCAACTACCCGGGCCTCGGGCTGCTGCTCGTCAACAGCATCGGCGCGCGCGACTACGCGCTCATGGGAGGCACGTTCCTGATCACCACCGTGGCGATCATCGTGGCGAACATCGCGGCCGACCTGCTGTACGCCGTGATCGACCCCAGGGTGAGGACGGCGGCGTGA